The DNA region ctctctgtctcgctcctgcactttcttccctcccctccaccGCTACCCTCTGTCCTTCAAGCTCCCCCTCCATCTGCCTCTTTCTCTACCCCTCCATCTGCCTCTTTCTCTACCCCTCCATCTgcctctccttcttttccttttcatctctcttgccctcctctcctctccatagtcCCCCTCTActgcatgcacccccccccactctcttgctctcgttctctctctctctctctctctctctcttgccctcctctcctctccatagtcCCCCTCTActgcatgcacccccccccaccccccactctctctggctctctggctctcttgctctcgttctctctctctcgcgcgcgctctcattctctctctctctctctctcttgctcgctctctctcttgctcgctctctctcttgccctcctctccATAGTCCCCCTCTActgcatgcaccccccccccactctctctcttgctctcgttctctctctcgctctcgttctcgttctctctctctctcttgctctctctctccctccctccagtgCCATATGTGTGAGACATGCACATATCGGTGGCTTGCACTCGCTGCGCTCCCCAGCCTGGCACGGGGGTTATAAATAGGGGATGATGCCTCCGAGGATGAGGGGCAATTCAGCTGAAgtgcatttctctgtctctctctgagaaGCTAATATCCCTCCTCATTTCCATccctcgcttctctcctctcctctattattctctcttctcctctctcctccactctcccctcctctcctctcctctcctttcctcttccttcctctcttcccctctctcctctcctcttctctcctctcctctcctctcctctcctccactctcctctcctctcctctcctctcctctcctctattctcctatcccctcctctcctcttctgtattctcctcctccctcctctcctctcctcacctctcatctcctctcctccactctcctcacctttcctctcctctcctcttccttcctctcctttcctccactctcctttcctccactctcctttcctttccttctctcacctcctctcctctcctctcctctcctcttcacagaGTCAAACTGCACATACTTTAAGTTCTACACCTCTGGAGAAAATGCCGTCATTTTCCACAAGACGACGGATAAGAGTAAGTCAGTTTCATCCGCTTTGTTGCTCTCTTTGCAGCAGCCCACCATCTCTGatgccttctccctctctccctctctctctcctttctttatctcccccccctctctctgttacacacacacacacacacacacacacacacacacacacacacgcacacacacacacacacacaaacacacacacacacacacacacacacacacacacacacacacacacacacacacactgtcccattCTTTCTGTCTGAGTGTTTATCCTTGCTGATGCTCTTTTCCTGTCAGGCATATCTTGCCTTTTCCTCATcgcctagctctctctctctctctctctctctctctctctctctctctctctctctctctctctctctctctctctctctctctctctctctctctcacactctttctctgcctctattTGGCAATTCATTTCTATGTGATGTTCTATGCAGTCGTCTTTATAGTCCTCCAcagtgtccatccatccatccatccatccatccatccatccatccatccatccatccatccatccatccatccatccatccatccatccatccatccatccatccatcagtctATATTTTGTATTACCACATGTACATCAAGCATGTGTTGGCATGCTCTGCTTCACCTGTCCTCTCCCTGCACCCCTGTTCCCTTGTGCACCATCTTGCAAAACAAAAGTGCAAAGGAGTGGAGAAAGTGAGCGCAGCAACGGGTGCAGACTCATAGGCTACATGCCCGTTTATTTCCCCTGAAGTGGGCCAAAATACCTATTGgacaataaaaagtcaatgttgCAATGGtggtgtgtcggaatggcggagTGTAACCTACAACCTGTGTCCTTGTGTCCCAGGTCTGAGTGTGGCCTCGGGCATGCTAGCCCTCATCAGCCTCAGCCTGATGGTCATGGGAGCCATCTGCATCATCATGGCCCTCAGCAAAGGTGTCATCTTCTTCCTCAAGCCTGCCTCCTTCTGCTTCATCGTCTCAGGTGAatgcctccttccttcctcccccacGTCTCTCTCCAACAGCCTCCAGATACAGTGCTTGTGCTATATCCTCAGGAAACCTAGCAAGGCCTGGTTGATTTctctaaaaaaaaagaagtccacaaaaaaagcaaagcagTTAGGGACTATCATTTTTGTAATCAGATTGGCATTCAAGCCACAAATGactatgtctgtgtgtacaggtACAGGAAGGGATTCCTgtctctcactcagtcactcactcagtcactcactcactcactcactcactcactcactcactcactcactcactcactcactcactcactcactcactgtgtgtattccaatatgcagactttcgtcctccacttgtgcttgtgatcTCGCatttgtggagaaaacaataaagtttcccagctgtcagcctagccaaaacattttttggaggactgttcttcattctccatcctgattgcaaatgagtaaatgacattagcttttgtgagatatttaattaattttctgtcgtggATGACGTCTTCATGAGGTcataagcaggcaagtgagcaagggaggacagaagtccgCATATTCCaatccacccactcactcacacattctctatctctctctctctctctgtctctctgtctcattctcccaGGCTTTATGGTCttcctcaccatcatcatcttccaCCAGTCGGTGCTGGCACTGCTGGCCAGCGATCACACCATCCCCCTGCACCATGAACTGGCCTGGTCCATTAACTGTGTGGGCTGTGCGGCGGCCATTGTTATCGTGGCTGGGATCATCTTCCTCTTGCTGGCTCTTCCATACAACCCCTTGGAGAAATGCCTGCCACACCACAGTAGTAGCGACACCTAACTGTTTGGAGGACCAACTGCAAGATGCTTGGGGATTAAGAATAATCTTCAAGGAGTTTTAGGATTTGGatgtcaaaaaatgtttttttttacagtatgaTTTTGTAGGACTTGGATATTATTAATTATGTTTACTAAATACATCTTTTTTAAAAACCTTCATCAGCATACTTGGAAAGTTTAGCCATCTGAGTGCATAACATATCACTGTAGACAGGAGTGTGCTCTGTGACTGACAGTGAGCTCCACTACCATCACCTGTCGACTCGGTGGCCAGCTTACAGTAGCAACTTGGGAAACGCTTGACCTCAATGACTAcaggacatactgtatacacggAGAATCCTGAGACTGTGTGGATCtcggggtgcacacacacacatacatacacatgtacacacatacacgcttgcACACAAAACCTGCACACTCAAAAGCACACttacgtgcacatgcacgcatgcacacacacaaacacacagacgcacagacgcacacacacacacacacacacacacacacacacacacacacacacacacacacacacacacacacacacacacacacacacacacacacacacacacacacacacacacacacacacacacacacacacacacacacaatggcagacACACTCATGGACAGACAGCTGCTGGAGCACAACCATTTTGGTCTGCACGGCCCTGTGTGTTGAAGCAATGAGCCAGAAACACTTGGACACGACCAGCtgaagctgctctctctctctccctgggactgcctgtccctgttctcctctcctctcctctcctctcctctcctctcctctcctctcctctcctctcctctctcctctcctctcctcctctcctctcctctcctctcctctcctctcctctcctctcctctcctctctctctctccctgggactgcctgtccctgttctcctctcctctcctctcctctcctctcctctcctctcctctcctctgctctgctctcctctcccctcccctcctcctctcctctcctctcctctcctctcctctcctctcctctcccctcctctcccctcctctcctctcctctctccctgggactgcctgtccctgtttctctcctctcctctcctctcctctcctctcctctcctctcctctctctctctctccctgggactgcctgtccctcttctctcctctcctctcctctccttttgtctcctcccctctcctctcctgtctcctctcctcccccctcctctcccctcctcctctcctctcctctcctctcctctcccatcccctcccctcctctcctctcctctcctctcctctcctctcctctccgcgtcATGCTCCTCTCACACTTTCTGCCTCCGTTCACGCTGCCCGCCTTGCCTTGTCAGCTTAGGAAGAAGAGGATCTAATACTCTGATCCTCCCGGCAGCGCCATTGTTtggtgcagggagagagagagagagagagagagatggacagcgaGCTGCTGTGTGACTCCCTTTAATCTAGCCAGTGGTGCACATGACGTAGGCACATGGTCACGTTTTCAAAGGAGTCCATGCGTCTCTCTTTCCAGGAAAAGGTTTGTCGTTAGCTATCTCTACTAGCCCCTTGCAACTTCAAGACTGTCAACCGTGCTGAGAGGAATGGTGGACTTCTAAACAATGGCATCATGTATGCAAAGGGTTCCATTGAAGCATCATCACCCTGATCT from Engraulis encrasicolus isolate BLACKSEA-1 chromosome 5, IST_EnEncr_1.0, whole genome shotgun sequence includes:
- the cacng6b gene encoding voltage-dependent calcium channel gamma-6 subunit isoform X2, which produces MWANYIMQQEEDGRMGVAAGGASGAGGVRSGGGGGKRRPSTNISDSLEGKIKLAFFVAAVGVTLTVLGMGTEFWVELAQPKHLGNNHTCEMAHYGLWKGCVRTLWVSDVDPERESCGPSELPGESNCTYFKFYTSGENAVIFHKTTDKSLSVASGMLALISLSLMVMGAICIIMALSKGVIFFLKPASFCFIVSGFMVFLTIIIFHQSVLALLASDHTIPLHHELAWSINCVGCAAAIVIVAGIIFLLLALPYNPLEKCLPHHSSSDT
- the cacng6b gene encoding voltage-dependent calcium channel gamma-6 subunit isoform X1, translating into MASLTEVAMWANYIMQQEEDGRMGVAAGGASGAGGVRSGGGGGKRRPSTNISDSLEGKIKLAFFVAAVGVTLTVLGMGTEFWVELAQPKHLGNNHTCEMAHYGLWKGCVRTLWVSDVDPERESCGPSELPGESNCTYFKFYTSGENAVIFHKTTDKSLSVASGMLALISLSLMVMGAICIIMALSKGVIFFLKPASFCFIVSGFMVFLTIIIFHQSVLALLASDHTIPLHHELAWSINCVGCAAAIVIVAGIIFLLLALPYNPLEKCLPHHSSSDT